A genomic window from Accipiter gentilis chromosome 1, bAccGen1.1, whole genome shotgun sequence includes:
- the LOC126045331 gene encoding basic phospholipase A2 daboxin P-like: MNSLLAFAVLFAWGLSPAHGSLWELQKMITKATGKNALLYYSSYGCYCGFGGKGQPKDATDRCCQLHDTCYNNLLSYHCNAKMQGYRYGWHTGSPFCRQGSWCAQLSCECDRSLVLCLKQSLRSYSTRYRFYWKRWC; encoded by the exons ATGAACTCTCTCCTCGCCTTCGCTGTGCTGTTTGCTTGGG gcttgTCCCCAGCTCACGGGAGCCTCTGGGAGCTGCAGAAGATGATTACAAAGGCGACGGGGAAAAACGCCTTGCTGTATTACTCCTCCTACGGTTGCTACTGCGGCTTTGGGGGCAAAGGGCAGCCCAAGGATGCCACGGACAG ATGCTGCCAGCTGCATGATACCTGCTACAACAACCTCCTGAGCTACCACTGCAATGCCAAGATGCAAGGCTACCGCTATGGCTGGCACACTGGCAGTCCCTTCTGCA GACAGGGCTCGTGGTGCGCCCAGCTCTCCTGCGAGTGCGACCGCAGCCTGGTGCTCTGCCTGAAGCAAAGCCTCAGGAGCTACAGCACACGCTACCGCTTCTACTGGAAGCGCTGGTGCTAG
- the LOC126039914 gene encoding basic phospholipase A2 A-like gives MKVLLTLAVLFACSVFTAHGKLPRMFTPGLEGSTVGNLTAYGCYSGWGSSGTSRASVDRCCLLRACCYAKLAARRCRVGPIQPLMVPRARIPPACRSGTWCQRGACRCEQAAWLCRMRGRGLLRRRGKCRGRGGQC, from the exons ATGAAGGTCCTGCTGACGCTGGCGGTGCTGTTTGCCTGCA GTGTGTTCACGGCTCACGGGAAGCTCCCACGCATGTTCACACCAGGACTCGAAGGAAGCACCGTAGGAAATCTGACCGCCTACGGCTGTTACTCGGGATGGGGCAGCAGCGGCACATCGAGGGCTTCAGTGGACCG GTGCTGCTTGCTCCGTGCCTGCTGCTACGCCAAGCTGGCTGCACGGCGGTGCCGCGTGGGACCCATCCAGCCCCTCATGGTGCCCCGGGCAAGAATCCCCCCCGCCTGCC GCTCCGGGACTTGGTGCCAGAGAGGTGCCTGCAGATGCGAGCAGGCAGCCTGGCTCTGCCGGATGCGTGGCCGGGGGCTGCTCCGGCGTCGCGGCAAGTGCCGGGGACGAGGCGGGCAGTGTTGA